The Candidatus Neomarinimicrobiota bacterium DNA segment TACACACCGTACCAGGCTGAGGTAAGCCAGGGTACCCTCCAGGTGATGTATGAGTTTCAAACGCTGGTGTGCGATCTAAGTGGTCTGGACGTGGCCAACGCCAGCCTGTACGACGGTGCCTCTGCCGCCGCCGAAGCGTGTTCGATCGCCCTGGGGGCAACGGGTCGAGAAAAGATTCTGCTACCTGAAACCCTCAGTCCTCATATCCGGCTCGTCATTGAGACTTACCTCCAGAACCGGTCGTCAGAAAGTGTTTTTGTTGGCAGCCGGGATGGTCGGGTTGACCTGGATGAGTTGGCAGCCAAGTCCGAAGGTGCTGCCGGGGTAGTGATTCAGTCTCCCAATGTATTGGGCCTGGTGGAGGACTGGTCCGCCGCGCGCAAGGCTCTGGCCACCGAAGATACTCTGCTCATTGCTGCTGCTGATCCCCTTACCCTGGGCATTCAGGAAAGCCCCGGCGCAAGCGGAGCGGATATTTATGTTGGGGAAAGCCAGAGCCTGGGGATTCCACTTTCCTATGGCGGCCCTTACCTGGGGCTTATGGCAGCTAAAGAGAAGTACATTCGGCGGCTGCCGGGACGCATCGCCGGCCGGACCGTAGACCAGGAGGGTAAACCAGGCTTTGTAATGGTGCTGCGGACCCGGGAGCAGGACATCCGGCGGGAGAAAGCCACATCCAACATCTGCACCAACCAGGGCCTCATGGCCCTCTGGGCGACGATATACTTGTCCTTGCTAGGCAAGGAAGGTCTTCGGCAAATAGCCCGGCTGTGTTTCGATAAGAGCCAGTACCTCGGACGGGCCATTACCCAACTTCCGGGTTTTGAGTTGCCCTTCGGCTATGGGTACGTGAAAGAATTTGCGGTTCGCACCCCGGTTCCAGTCCAGGAGCTGCGCCTGCGAGCGGAAAAGGAAGGTCTTTTTATTGGCTCCGTGCACTGGAAAGGAGAAGACCTGATGCAACTGGCCGTAACCGAGAAGCGGACGCTAGAAGAGATGGACCGCTTGATAGATTTTCTGAGGCAGGTGGCTTAATGAGTGTTTTCCAGACCCTTATGCAACGGCTGGCCATTCAAAAGGCCAACTACCTAGTGCTTATCGACCCGGACCGTAAAAATGATGGTCGGTTGAATGAGCTGGTTTCTGGTGTGAATGAGTCTGGTGCCGATGCTATTCTGGTGGGCGGCAGCCTTATCATGGACGGCGGCTTTGAATCACGGGTAAGTACTATTAAAGCTGCCTCACGAGTACCGGTGATCCTCTTTCCTGGT contains these protein-coding regions:
- the gcvPA gene encoding aminomethyl-transferring glycine dehydrogenase subunit GcvPA, which translates into the protein MSQQHPYIPATEAEEQDMLEVIGVRSFEELIKIIPPELRVNGELGLDPGCSEMEVSAELNRLAELNRPATTGVCFLGGGAYDHYTPEAVKAIAQRSEFYTAYTPYQAEVSQGTLQVMYEFQTLVCDLSGLDVANASLYDGASAAAEACSIALGATGREKILLPETLSPHIRLVIETYLQNRSSESVFVGSRDGRVDLDELAAKSEGAAGVVIQSPNVLGLVEDWSAARKALATEDTLLIAAADPLTLGIQESPGASGADIYVGESQSLGIPLSYGGPYLGLMAAKEKYIRRLPGRIAGRTVDQEGKPGFVMVLRTREQDIRREKATSNICTNQGLMALWATIYLSLLGKEGLRQIARLCFDKSQYLGRAITQLPGFELPFGYGYVKEFAVRTPVPVQELRLRAEKEGLFIGSVHWKGEDLMQLAVTEKRTLEEMDRLIDFLRQVA